DNA from Panthera leo isolate Ple1 chromosome D2, P.leo_Ple1_pat1.1, whole genome shotgun sequence:
TCCATCACCCTGGCTCTGCAAGAGGGTCATCTGAGGTGGAAAGTGATGGTCAAGGAGagtttaacagaagaaaaagaaggcagattGGAAAATTTATGCTCTTATTATTCCTTTAACACTGTATTTTGTTATTATCATAACATTGTTCGAgttacaaatttgttttttccctctagtagttaaaaaacacaagagacaattactattttcccccaaatgtctAACCACACACCAGTATATAACTATTTCCTTAAAACAAATACCTTCAGCTTTTGGTAGCAACGACTTTGAGAATATAACGTATTAATGGTTTGGTAAAGGAAGTCCTGAATACCTAAAAAAATCAGGGGACCTCAGAATTGGCAAACCCAAAAGATCAGCAGCTGCAGCTTTTCTGCAAGAGACTACCCAAGTCCCAAAAAGGATACAGAGTGACTTTTATCACCAGTTAGGGCCAAAAGTGGCTTCCCAACAATATAGCCAGGATTTCCACTTCTAGGACCGGTAAGAGAAGCAGCTGTGCTCTGTTGAAAAGCCTGCACAAAGAGCGAAGAAAAGTCACTTGCACAGAAAAGCATGCTCCACTGTGTGGCTTCATACCCTTCTCTATGGCATTGCAGAAACTTAGCAGCACTGAACAATCTGGCTCCCTCACACAGTGGAGTATTTTGCAGAAATTTCTACTCCCCAACATCTTTTACTTTTCCATTCACTATAATAGGTCCCAAGTGATCTGCATATTGAAATTCACTGTATGCTACTCCTACCAAGGATTACAACCAAGGATCTACCAaccttttgtttctcaaaaacttCTATCAGTTAAGGAATTTAAACTTAatttagaaatatcttttaattAATATAGACGTTCCAGTGATAAACTGTGAGAGACATGAGACTTGGTTGATCATTTGAGGGCAGAGTTGAGAAGAAACCAGATTCTGCTGGGGtcaaaagaaagtagaaaaaggcaaaagagtgggtgatgggcattgaggagggcacctgttgggatgagcactgggtgttgtatggaaaccaatttgacaataaattatattatatatatatatatatatatatatatatatatatatacacacacacacacacacacatatatataaagaagaaagcCAAAAGATCGTGATCAAGATTGGAAAATTAGATTAAGtgggaaatgaataaaatgctaAATGCCATCACATAATAATTTGAcatgtttataaatacatataggCAAAAATTCATTATAAGCACCTAAATAGTACAGAAATATaaagagtaaaagtaaaaaacaaacaaaaacttgccaAATGCCCAGATATATGAGAAAAGCTAGTTAAAGAATTTCTATGGGAGGTTGGCTGAGTTTATGATTCAaagtgactatttaaaaaaagagtttggatTTGAGACTAAAGTCCTGCTTCATTGGGGCCAGATAGAGAGTCACAGAAACTTTACTGGATAAATGTTGTTGAATCTCTATCACTTGTAGTTAAATTATGGAATAGCAAATGTTGAGGCCTCAGTTGACAGACTGAACTAGGCCTTCATATTCTTAATCTATTTTGCATGCATCAGAGAAGCCCAGGAACTATTTCTAACCCAGTATTTCTTGCCCTCTCAATCCATATAGAAGAAGGGCCCTAACCCTGAAGCGAATGAGGAAATGTTGCTGTAAGGAAGTGTCTGGCTCCACAGTCAGGTTGGTTTGTCCAAAACTGACAGAGACTTTCTGGATTCCAAAAGTCCCATTGGTCTCTATCTCATAGATGACctgaaatacaaaagtaaaatcaattaataaaatttatttattcactcatttattcatctatttagagtgcatgtgtgagaggggaaggggtagaggaaggagaggaaatctcaagcaggctccatacccagtgtggagcctgatgtggggctcaatctcatgaccatgagatcatgacctgagccaagagttgatcgcttaaccaactgagccaaccaggtacccctaaaaattatttaatgggCCAATTATACAGaagattttctgtctttaaaagttttattataacTAAATGAGCGTACAGCATAGTGAATACAGTTAACAgtagtatatttatatttgaatgttgctgagagtagatcttaagttctcattgcaggaaaaaaatgtgtaactatgGTAATGAATATCAACTAAACTCAACTGGTGATCATTtcactatatgtgtgtgtgtgtatgaaattatCATGTGgtatacttaaataaatatatatatatatatatgaaattaccACCTTGTGTACCTAAAATACAGTGTAACATATGAAATTATCATGtggtatacctaaaactaatacaatgtaatatgtcaattatatctcaataaaagaaataactgaaCGAGGGAAACTAAACAAGTAATCTTAAAAATGCTAAACACAAATACCATGAAAAGATAAAGTAGACTTCATATTATATCTACACATGCAAAAAGATACTGGATCTTTGAAAGGGTTTTGAAAGGGTTTGAAAGGGTTTGAAAACTCTTTGACAGGGTTCATGGGAGAAGTGAGTTTATGGTAAGgatcaaaagggaagaaaaatgagttCTAATTGTGTGCAGAGAAGATGAGTAGAGAGGGGAGCATGGAAAGGACACCAGGTTTACTTGATTCTCCCAATGTCTGAGGATGAATGAAGACAGTAGCTGGAAATGGAAGTCATAAGCAATTGAAGGTAACCTTAGATTTCTGAGAAGACTTTAAAATGATGCTTAAGACAATTCTTCCTTCTGTAGCTTGATTAAAAGGGAGAATAGAGGAAAAGAAGTGGACTCCTCTATTTCAGATTTTCAGATGATACTAGTTTTTTTCAggagaagaaaatgtggtatgaaCTATAATAAACTGCCAATAGGTAAAGATAGAAAAGTCAGAAGTAATCTTAGTCTTTTGGGTGTGAAATATGGGAGAAAGGCAGCAATGGAAACTGAAACATGGTAGGAGGAAGGTGATGGGCTCAGCTTTTGACATGTTAAGTTCCATGCACAAAAATTCCTGTGGGGTTGGTCTGGTACTTAATGGAAGATGAGGCACCTCTGGTAATGCTGATCAACAACCAACAAACAGTCCAGAATCTGAGATCAGCATCCTTACCTGGGAAACCACATTCTGACAAATGTTTCCAGACAAGAGAGGAGAACCAGCCTGTGAGACAAGGGTTACAGGAACCTGGAACTAGCAAGGAGAAGAAGTGAATCAACTGAGATTGAAAGCAGTATTTTCTCTTCTAGCTACATATTATATTGAAatgagtatttttcatttttgatcaccaccttcctctctccttcccattgCCAGCCTACaacttaagattaaaaaaaaaatcattttgaatcaGCACTTCTCAAAACATATTTCTCAGGTCCTTAATTTTACTGGATATAAAATAAAGGTTCTATGgtcaaataaattttaggaataCTATATCTGGTATTCCCCTTAGAGAGTACCAGGGTCCTGTAGCACATTAAAGACTCCAAGAAGACCCCTCTAAATATAATGTTTAACTTTACTTAACCCAACGTTTCTGAAACTTATCTAACAccttgtgaatttttatttcatgtgatGCTTATTAATCATAAAGAACTTACATGGGACAATGTTTTACGTCCACACCTAACAGTTTGATACATCACACACAGATTTCCTTTCACAACTACAATCTAGACTGAAACTGCCTCAGATGCAAATGGACCAAATAGTCTCCTTATTCTTTCCTGATAAACAACGTCATACCTTCGTATTCTGCAGATCAGTCATACCTCTTGGAACCTAGAATAAGAGAACAGCAAGAACTGTGAGTGTGCGTAGACCTCAGAGAAAATTTCCAGGACCTTGTGGTTTCACAtgtggggaggaaaaattaaCATATTAGAATGATTCTTCTCTTCCACCTGACTCTTCTTAATACTAAAATGCCATGAGTAAAGCTGAGGGGAGATTGGACTGTGACACGCCTGCTCTGAGCAGAGCTCTACTGAATGGCAAAAGCAAGAGGTTTTGGTGAAATAGTGAAATGATATCCCCTCCCACTGTCCAAGCCAATCCCATTAGCCAGGAGGGTAGAATCTCTTATCCTGGATGTATATCCTCAATTCTTCCATCTTTCTTTAGATGACAGGGTTTTTGGGCCATCTGCCTTTTTTGTAGCTCTTAGGCATTCTGACTTTCAGTTCAGTGCTTTTCCCACAACCCAAATGGTGGGAAGCATGTTGAGTTGGAGGGTAGGGGACACCACCTTTAAGACTGTGAAGTTATAATAAGAGGCAGCATTGAGGGCTGGATCCAAGGTGCAGCTATTTGCCAGGTTCTTGAAGAAACGAGCACAGGTTGTACTTTTACTCTCCAGGAAACCTTAGGACACAAAGAATTAAGGGagtgataaaaaagaaagtctattttctttttatttaaaacaactttttttagggtttttttttttaaacgatttCTAAGAAagcctatttttcatttttattttctttaatttttttttaatgtttatttatttttgagagagagagacagacagagcgtgagtggggtaggggcagagagagagggagacacagaatccgaagcaggctccaggctctgagctgtcagcacagagcccaaagcggggctcgaacccacgaaccatgagatcatgacctgagtcgaagctggatgcttagctgactaagccacccaggcacccccaagaaaGCCTATTTTAAATTGAACAAAAAGGTTGGCACTTTTGTTTTGGACTCACCCGCAGGattgctctcagcacagagccccccagcACCAACTCCGGCAGGCTGCCTCAGCAAGCTGATTACAGACCACTTGGGGAAATATGTCAAAATGGGATCCCCAGCCTGAATAAAGTACAGTATAAATTTATCCACAGTGAGATTGGACAGAACtctaccagaaaagaaaaagtagaaacaaaaattaactcaatgaCTTGTTAATATGGACAATACTGCCTTCAAAAAGAGTTGACAATGGTTTACCTAGTTGCAGCGGGGTACCTCAAAGATACCCCGTCAATTGTCAGCTATGAGGGAAAAACCACACCAAACAATCCCATCCCTATCCCCAGGCTCACCCTGTAAAAAGGTGGTGGCGACTGGGTTTGGAATGTTGAAGTGAATGATTCGCCTCCAAACTCTGTAGCCAAGGCCTGGAAGTTGGTTGCATTGATCTTTTGGAGCTTCTGGAAATAGTTTAATCTTGCTaggatgtttttttttgtttgttttttttttaatgaaaaggggtttagataaaagaaaaacatttattttaaaatatctggcaTGCCAAGtaactacttaaaaaatattattggggtataatatatacatagcaAAGTATGCAAATGCACTCATcttaagaataaactcaaaaggttttttacatatttatatacttttattccCGCTACTCAGTGTAAGTTATAGAACATTTTCCCAGAAAACTCCCAATCAATAACACTCCACTTTCAAAGACAACAAGTGTGATTTTTATCGCCTTCTATTTTGTGTGTAATCTGTTAAAGGAATTATTGTTTTACTACTGACACCTAAGATAAGAATACAGCCAATGAATACCAGTCAGTTCCATGTCCTTAATGCCAGGAATGTGAGTGATTAGCAGACTGCGATGAAGACAGGAGGTTAAATAACGTTCACATTTGCCCCATACCAGATGAGTCTCTAGTACAACAAAAAGGTACTGTTTCCGTCAGAACATGGCAAAGCTAGAGACAACATTCAATTTGTcctctccttcctgtttcttcttcttcttttttttaatgtttatttattgttgacacagagagacagagcatgagtggaggaggggtagagagagggagacacagaatctgaggcagactccaggctctgagctgtcagaccaatgagggactcaaactcacgagctgtgagatcatgacctgagccgaagccagaggctcaaccgactgaggcgcccaggcgccccatccttccTGTTTCTTCTAAACCTCAACTGACCAGTCCTGATAATAATGTTTCCACCTCTCAAGTAATTGGCtttatgtttccttcctttcacttcataatgtctacatttaaaatttcagacACTCCAAAGTGGTATATTTTGTAACAATTCTATAACTTATATTAAACAAACATGTAAATCTATCTAAGTTCCTGTAGCCAGCTCCTTATGTCTAACAGGGAGGACTGAACTTAAAGTTTTGTACAGGTTTTCTGATCCACAGCCAATAGGGCATAAGAAATCGCAAACGTTCACTactaagagaaagagagggagcaagtgGAGAGGTAGAAGAGGGCAGATGATGgaaattcaacagaaaaaaaaagttaaaaaaaaaaaaagtccatacaTAAAGCCaactttcaacaaatgttaggTAACATGAACAGCCAATACATTTCTACTCACAGTTGTTCACAAGGACACAAAACTGCCTTACTCCACCTGAATCCATGAAAACTCTCGAAGGAAATGGGGAATTACTCCTGAAGATAAGAGAGTTGTCCACACACATCCAACTCGAAGACCTGAGAGGAAATAGGACGAAGaagagatacatttaaaaaaaatttttttaacgtttatttatttttgagacagagagagacagagcatgaacgggggaggggcagagagagagggagacacagaatcggaagcaggctccaggctctgagctgtcagcacagagcccgacgcggggctcgaacccacggaccgtgagatcttgacctgagctgaagtcggaggcttaaccgactgagccacccaggcaccccgagatacATTTAGAAGTGGAGGGTTTGGTCCAAAGGACGTGCCCCATGGATGTCAGTCAATGCCTAAGAGAGGCCTCCTTGGGCATCCATAGGACAACACAAAGGTCCTATTCTATCGGAGGGTCCTACTCTAGAGAATCCGAGGAGTAACTTCACTCCTGGGAAAAACCAAGGTAATTCCCCTTACAGAAGTGGAAGTGGgggtggaaggcaggaaggaTAACTCCTCCTACTTCCTAACATGACTTATTACAATTAGACCCTACAGGGTCTCAATCTCCTTTAGGATTCTACCGGCACACGGCAGCTCACCTCACGCTGCCCggaaggcagaaggagaaaaCTGTCCTCGGATGGAGAAGGTAGCAGTCCCTGTCGCAACAGCAATTTATGTCGCAGGTACCAGGAGTCAAGTCACAGACACAGACCGGTAAGGCTATGAAGGTAAAGCAGAGGGAATGGGGTGAGGATTCCCAAACTTCCGAGCGCGAATTCCCATCTTGCGACAGTCCCACTCCTCACTTAGTGGCAACCCACTTTTTCCACAGAATTTTAGATCTAAGGCAGTGGTTTTCCATCCCCACATCTCCTCCCCTCACCTGGGAAGAGGTCTACGGTCCCATTCTCAGGTGCAGAGGGGGTCACTACCGTAGGGCCCACCGTAGAGATTCCAGGCACAGGCCAGGGAGTTTCAGATCCCTCCGAGGATTGAAGGGTCCCTCCAGGCGACGCTGGCCCCACGTCCGAAGGGGTGGGTGCAGCCCCTGACGGAGAGGAAGGCTGAAGCCAGACGCCCTCGGGAACCATCAGGAAGAACACCTGCAGTAGCATGAGCTGCGAGATGCACATGGGGGCAGTCAAGACCCCCACGAGTTTAAAGTGGGTTTCAGCGATCCCGAGGCGCGTCGGGGGAGGATGGTGGAAGGAGTCGCATCGCGTCTGACGTATTCCGCATGCACCTGCTCATTGGCTCATGGTTACGGCCGAGAGTTTTTCAGCCAATAGAAAGCGGCGTTGTTACAGCTCTTTTAACAGCTTTTAGTGTGCGCTCTCCTCCTTAGGCCGGCCGCGCCCCGCCTCCGTCGCTTGGTAACGGCCAAACTCTCGGAGGAGCCCTTGCCCCTTCTCTCCGCTAGGTGACAGTAGAAGGTCAGCGGAAAGACAGGTGGCTTGGAGTGTGGCGCCGGCGTCGCGGCCCACAGGACTGGGCCTTCCTCGATAGAGGGAAACCCTAGAGGCTGGGACGAGAATTGTACATCTCTTCCACCCGGGGTTCTGAAGGTGAGAAACTCTTTCTAAGGAAAAATAATGATCTCAGGGAAGAAAATACACTGAAGTTCatatataccttaaaaaaagTCACCtctaaatattgtattttttggaaACAGAAAGATTCGGcttcttaaattttaacattgagaaatattaaaaaagttaaacctCAATAAATGTTGTAATCGTTACCTGTGGACTGTGTAGCTGTtattagaaaaaatgaagaaggggGTGAAAATGGGGtgggaaaaaaatgtgagaagcgagggagagaaagagtaaggaaaggagagacagattTTCTAGAAGAAGCAGGGATGGAAATagccaaaggagagagaagaaaaattagtttttgcTATTATAGTCGCCACTTTTTGTAGCCCTCTTGGGAAAGTTTTGGTCTTTCCCAGGAGTGGCagtgttttcttctcattctctgaaACCCCATCTGATAGAACGTTCTGCAATGTTGGAAATCTTCTCTATCTGCATGTTCAGTGCTATATATGTGGCTATATATATTCAGGCTATATGTGGCTACTTTGACTTAggagctgaattttaaaattttcattaattcaaaGTTAAGTAACTACATGTGATTAGCAGCTACCATTTGGACAGTGCAACTCTGGATGATCAAAATCTTGCTCCAACTAAGACCCAATGTTTTCCTCAGTCTGCACAGGTCTGACATCTGTATTATTTCAGTTGCTTATTTTGGAGGTAGAAACTGAGATCTGGTAGGAGTTACTTAAAATCTGGTATACTTACCTAACCTCTAGCCACTACCTCCTTTTCCAGGTGAAAAACATAGGCAGATAAATTTTAGGATCCCTGACCTTTCTCACATTCTCTGACAAGGTATTGATATTCTACTGTTTTGAAGTCAGTAGCTAAATGTGTGTCTGTGGTACAAATGttctcaaatgtatttttatttagttatttacttagtttttattGAAGTGTGGTTAACAtaaatgttacattggtttcaggtgtaccacatattaattcaacaattctatacattatccTGTGCTCACAATGGTAAGTGTAATCACCATCTGTCACCCAACAACATTACGATATTACTGATAtacctatgctgtacttttcatctctgtgacttatttattttatagctgtaagtcaaatatattttcatgtgattGTGTGATGGACTGCTAGAAGAAACATGCATATTTGTGTTTGGGCATAAAGCATTTATCTACCTTATTAGTAATTTCTGGATGAAAGGGCAAAGTTTAGATCAttcaaattatatgtatttactaGAACATAAACACAAACCAGGgagttttgtctcttttgttcactgatatATCCCAGGCCTAGAATGGCACCTAGGACATGTTAGATgtgcattaaatatttttcttttcttttttttaatgtttatttattttagagagagagagaaagacagaacatgagcaggggaggggcagcaagagggggagacacacagaatccgaagcagactccaggctctgagctgtcagcacagagcctgatgtggggcttgaacccatcaactgtgagatcgtgacctgagctaaagtgggacacttaaccgactgaggcaccctaGCGCCcctaaggtttatttatttttgagagagggagagagagaatgcaagctggggaggaccagtgagacggagacagaggatccgaagcaggctctgtgctgacagcagacagcctgatgtgtagctcgaacccacgaaccatgagatcatgacctgagctgaagtcggacgcttaactgactgagccacccaggtactcctaaattttttttttttttaattttttttttcaacgttttttatttatttttgggacagagagagacagacagagcatgaacgggggaggggcagagagagggagacacagaatcggaaacaggctccaggctccgagccatcagcccagagcccgacgccgggctcgaactcacggaccgcgagatcgtgacctggctgaagtcggatgctcaaccgactgcgccacccaggcgcccctcctaaatattttttaaaagagtgttttGTTGAACTCTTTAGATTTAGCTCTGAATATTTAGAGTTTATATTATTTTGGGATTGCatgtgtttatataaaatttctattgTACAACCAATTGGAGattattttagattta
Protein-coding regions in this window:
- the TCTN3 gene encoding tectonic-3 isoform X1; this translates as MCISQLMLLQVFFLMVPEGVWLQPSSPSGAAPTPSDVGPASPGGTLQSSEGSETPWPVPGISTVGPTVVTPSAPENGTVDLFPALPVCVCDLTPGTCDINCCCDRDCYLLHPRTVFSFCLPGSVRSSSWMCVDNSLIFRSNSPFPSRVFMDSGGVRQFCVLVNNSRLNYFQKLQKINATNFQALATEFGGESFTSTFQTQSPPPFYRAGDPILTYFPKWSVISLLRQPAGVGAGGLCAESNPAGFLESKSTTCARFFKNLANSCTLDPALNAASYYNFTVLKVPRGMTDLQNTKFQVPVTLVSQAGSPLLSGNICQNVVSQVIYEIETNGTFGIQKVSVSFGQTNLTVEPDTSLQQHFLIRFRAFQQSTAASLTGPRSGNPGYIVGKPLLALTGDKSHSMTLLQSQGDGICSVKKHEVQFGVNAISGCKLRPKKVNCSHLQQEIYQTLHGKTSPEHVAIFGNADPAQKREWTRILSRNCSVSAMHCTPCCVIPVSLEIQVLWAYTGLQSNPQAHVSGARFLYQCQSIKDSQQVAEVALTTVVTFVDITQKPEPPRGQPRIDWKLPFDFFFPLKIAFSRGVDSQKGSASLILILCLLVLGVLKLETK
- the TCTN3 gene encoding tectonic-3 isoform X2, whose amino-acid sequence is MCISQLMLLQVFFLMVPEGVWLQPSSPSGAAPTPSDVGPASPGGTLQSSEGSETPWPVPGISTVGPTVVTPSAPENGTVDLFPALPVCVCDLTPGTCDINCCCDRDCYLLHPRTVFSFCLPGSVRSSSWMCVDNSLIFRSNSPFPSRVFMDSGGVRQFCVLVNNSRLNYFQKLQKINATNFQALATEFGGESFTSTFQTQSPPPFYRAGDPILTYFPKWSVISLLRQPAGVGAGGLCAESNPAGFLESKSTTCARFFKNLANSCTLDPALNAASYYNFTVLKVPRGMTDLQNTKFQVPVTLVSQAGSPLLSGNICQNVVSQVIYEIETNGTFGIQKVSVSFGQTNLTVEPDTSLQQHFLIRFRMTLLQSQGDGICSVKKHEVQFGVNAISGCKLRPKKVNCSHLQQEIYQTLHGKTSPEHVAIFGNADPAQKREWTRILSRNCSVSAMHCTPCCVIPVSLEIQVLWAYTGLQSNPQAHVSGARFLYQCQSIKDSQQVAEVALTTVVTFVDITQKPEPPRGQPRIDWKLPFDFFFPLKIAFSRGVDSQKGSASLILILCLLVLGVLKLETK